In Zea mays cultivar B73 chromosome 7, Zm-B73-REFERENCE-NAM-5.0, whole genome shotgun sequence, the following proteins share a genomic window:
- the LOC100216554 gene encoding BRCT domain-containing protein At4g02110 isoform X1 — translation MPPHGPEEDAADAHLFAGVRFALHGFDQISASQFRLEIERCGGVHAGGWDADCTHVIVSNTLYDDPVCVAARKAGKKVVVDQWVEDSFDLGELADADRVLYAPVRDFKGIPGCDKLHICLTGYQKNWRDDIMKMVSLMGANFSKSLAANIITHLICYKFEGEKYELAKRVNIKLVNHRWLEECLKAWEILPVDHYTKSGWEVEIMGAQAKDSEDETEYAGTCSLSSRRIDRRTPIREISTKSHVDSALHAPSGGPTVSASNVVGATGKHLSTPEQFMKAHDASTKSSDIRTDSGTAPDTKCAAMSVDNDTLKPTRSHIYHNENDEVPADKASRDEAKDDHRRELDTRDSTLRTPSVHKSIAPTIPGDNIENTNRNCFHGFSQINVNSDLQLNSSEENFSKKILHSTNLSRKVDQKDDGHVPDPKPNISQSSVEENLNMCEFNPRSEGNSASRNDQPLGYSRRRSSKSGSLNVHRKKSILSSVSSKAPNEAPDSGSGISSATASDVGRSPTEPTKVDGHVNSGPTMNSTENQMSGCKSNLLSYRRTSLKLVSSAEVEKLPENSVNDKNMVEPDVVKTPALHEATTEEPSPSVCSEVRKESLGVHQNRDAEMTDAQLLSKTEDAAPCSKPDKVVSCQNSGLEGCKDVPVNKITDEHGIFPSKISTSRVKKVGAKRSRNAGSKAASEFTNSRSEVAALKPKHDKVASHENVEAQQGEGCCSPNAAECTPPSPAEALNNKSTNEVLTSSQGPNHKTNESLVASKAESVNMTLQRNKKGNRRKLPNTSNADENQRSSSRTVPNSKSGNLVAKGSRTADFNISDSPTVDETETVPSNSSFNEAVPPGNGEEKHKRLSSSANADDPEACTANKVPNNRVRKVVAKRKLSDVQSHKSGSEPCKTAKVLVSEVKVVSPARVAQSSRNANKVTVVQDLQNTNTGRTNDTVGSFCKDVTEDCSKDMQSSKTRSSRRQKIADLVDGSTDHDKENILVDSNFTSNTKRGNNSMSSKSNTKTLQSSKAVLDESSVIKRNGYGTLDVPEPTWFILSGHRLLRKEYRAILRRLRGRVCRDSHHWSFQATHLVTTEMRRTEKFFAAAAAGRWILKPDYLTASNEAGKFLEEEPFEWHGEGLNIGDTISLDAPRKWRQLRQRTGYGAFYGMQVIIYGECIAPTLRRHVFITIWLRCPLSVVPGHVKTRDQVW, via the exons ATGCCCCCGCACGGCCCCGAAGAAGACGCCGCCGACGCGCACCTCTTCGCTGGCGTCCGCTTCGCGCTCCACGGCTTCGACCAGATCTCCGCGTCCCAG TTTCGGTTGGAGATAGAGCGGTGCGgcggcgtccacgcgggaggttgGGACGCAGACTGCACCCACGTTATAGTTTCCAACACCTTATAT GATGATCCAGTGTGTGTGGCGGCGAGGAAGGCCGGGAAGAAGGTCGTCGTTGATCAGTGGGTGGAAGACAGCTTTGATCTCGGAGAATTGGCAGATGCAGATCGG GTGCTATATGCTCCAGTCAGAGATTTTAAAGGCATTCCAGGTTGCGATAAACTTCACATTTGTTTGACAGGGTACCAGAAGAATTGGCGCGACGACATAATG aaaATGGTTTCTTTGATGGGAGCAAACTTCTCCAAGTCTCTGGCAGCAAACATAATTACCCATCTCATTTGCTACAAATTTGAAG GTGAGAAATACGAACTTGCTAAAAGGGTGAATATAAAGCTTGTCAATCACCGGTGGCTGGAAGAATG CTTAAAGGCTTGGGAAATCCTTCCGGTCGACCATTATACGAAAAG TGGTTGGGAAGTAGAGATAATGGGAGCTCAAGCTAAGGACTCTGAAGATGAAACAGAATATGCTGGTACATGCTCATTAAGTAGCAGACGTATTGACAGAAGGACCCCTATTAGAGAGATCAGCACAAAATCTCATGTTGACTCTGCTCTACATGCACCCAGTGGAGGTCCTACTGTCTCTGCTAGCAATGTAGTGGGTGCTACTGGAAAACACTTGAGCACTCCAGAGCAGTTTATGAAAGCACACGATGCGAGCACAAAATCATCTGACATTAGAACTGACTCAGGAACTGCCCCTGACACAAAGTGTGCTGCAATGTCTGTTGATAATGATACTCTTAAACCTACCCGCTCTCACATTTACCACAATGAGAATGATGAGGTTCCTGCAGATAAGGCCAGTAGGGATGAAGCTAAAGATGATCACAGAAGGGAACTTGACACCAGGGATAGTACCCTTCGTACTCCCAGTGTACATAAAAGCATTGCACCCACTATTCCAGGAGACAATATAGAGAACACTAACAGGAATTGTTTCCATGGTTTCAGTCAGATCAATGTCAACAGTGATCTTCAGTTAAACTCTTCTGAAGAAAATTTCTCCAAGAAAATATTACACTCAACAAACTTGAGCAGAAAGGTAGACCAGAAGGATGACGGGCATGTACCTGATCCCAAACCCAACATTTCTCAGTCATCAGTTGAAGAAAACCTAAACATGTGTGAGTTTAATCCAAGATCAGAAGGCAATTCAGCATCAAGAAATGATCAACCCTTAGGCTATTCAAGAAGGCGATCTTCAAAGTCAGGATCACTTAATGTTCATAGGAAGAAAAGCATTCTTTCTTCAGTCAGTTCAAAGGCACCAAATGAAGCCCCAGACTCGGGAAGTGGAATATCAAGCGCAACTGCTTCTGATGTGGGTAGAAGCCCCACCGAACCTACCAAAGTTGATGGTCATGTAAACAGTGGTCCAACTATGAATTCAACAGAGAACCAGATGTCCGGTTGTAAAAGCAACCTGTTAAGTTATAGGAGAACATCTTTGAAGCTTGTAAGCTCTGCTGAAGTAGAAAAGCTTCCTGAAAATTCTGTTAATGATAAGAACATGGTGGAGCCAGATGTAGTAAAGACACCAGCACTGCACGAGGCAACAACTGAGGAGCCTTCCCCTTCCGTCTGTTCTgaagttagaaaagaaagtttaggTGTTCATCAGAATAGGGACGCTGAAATGACTGATGCTCAGCTGCTAAGCAAAACTGAAGATGCAGCTCCTTGCTCAAAACCTGATAAAGTGGTTTCTTGTCAGAACTCGGGACTAGAAGGTTGTAAAGATGTCCCAGTTAACAAGATCACTGATGAACATGGAATATTTCCCTCGAAAATATCAACTTCTAGAGTGAAGAAGGTTGGTGCCAAGCGGTCTCGCAATGCCGGCAGTAAAGCTGCTAGTGAATTTACAAATAGTAGAAGTGAGGTTGCAGCTTTGAAGCCTAAGCATGATAAAGTTGCTTCTCATGAAAACGTGGAGGCACAACAGGGAGAAGGATGTTGTAGTCCAAATGCTGCTGAATGTACACCACCATCTCCTGCAGAAGCCCTGAACAACAAATCAACGAATGAAGTTCTAACCAGCTCCCAGGGCCCCAATCATAAGACAAACGAATCACTAGTGGCTTCCAAGGCGGAGTCTGTTAATATGACTCTGCAAAGAAACAAGAAGGGGAACCGCAGAAAGCTTCCAAACACTTCAAATGCAGATGAAAATCAAAGAAGTTCATCTCGGACAGTACCAAATTCCAAATCAGGTAATTTGGTTGCAAAGGGGTCTCGGACTGCTGATTTCAATATATCTGACTCACCAACTGTCGATGAAACTGAGACAGTGCCATCAAATTCGAGTTTTAATGAGGCAGTTCCTCCAGGAAATGGTGAAGAAAAACATAAAAGGCTTTCAAGCAGTGCAAACGCAGATGACCCTGAAGCATGTACAGCAAATAAAGTACCAAACAATAGAGTCCGTAAGGTCGTAGCCAAGAGGAAGCTATCTGATGTCCAAAGCCACAAATCTGGTAGTGAGCCTTGCAAGACTGCGAAGGTATTGGTATCTGAAGTTAAAGTTGTGTCACCAGCCAGAGTTGCGCAGAGTTCTAGAAATGCTAACAAGGTAACAGTGGTTCAAGACCTGCAGAACACCAATACTGGTAGGACGAACGATACAGTTGGATCATTTTGCAAAGATGTCACGGAAGACTGCTCAAAAGACATGCAGAGCTCTAAAACTAGAAGCAGCAGGAGACAAAAGATTGCAGATCTAGTGGATGGTTCAACGGACCATGACAAGGAGAACATACTAGTCGATAGTAATTTTACTTCCAATACAAAACGTGGAAATAACAGCATGAGTTCCAAATCCAACACAAAGACATTACAAAGTAGCAAAGCTGTGCTTGATGAGAGTAGTGTGATCAAAAGGAATGGTTATGGAACCTTGGATGTGCCAGAACCAACATGGTTTATTCTAAGTGGACATCGCCTGCTGAGAAAAGAGTATAGGGCTATACTTAGACGTTTGAGAGGTAGAGTTTGCAGGGATTCACATCACTGGTCTTTCCAAGCAACACACCTTGTCACCACTGAGATGCGCAGAACTGAAAAATTCTTCGCAGCTGCTGCGGCTGGCAG GTGGATACTGAAGCCTGATTACTTGACTGCTAGCAATGAGGCTGGCAAGTTCTTAGAGGAAGAGCCATTTGAGTGGCACGGTGAAGGCCTTAATATCGGTGATACGATCAGCTTGGATGCTCCAAGGAAGTGGCGCCAGCTGCGGCAGCGTACTGGCTATGGCGCTTTCTATGGGATGCAGGTCATCATATATGGGGAATGCATTGCTCCAACACTG CGGCGACATGTTTTCATTACCATCTGGTTGAGATGTCCTCTTTCTGTCGTGCCAGGACACGTTAAAACGCGCGATCAGGTGTGGTGA
- the LOC100216554 gene encoding BRCT domain-containing protein At4g02110: MPPHGPEEDAADAHLFAGVRFALHGFDQISASQFRLEIERCGGVHAGGWDADCTHVIVSNTLYDDPVCVAARKAGKKVVVDQWVEDSFDLGELADADRVLYAPVRDFKGIPGCDKLHICLTGYQKNWRDDIMKMVSLMGANFSKSLAANIITHLICYKFEGEKYELAKRVNIKLVNHRWLEECLKAWEILPVDHYTKSGWEVEIMGAQAKDSEDETEYAGTCSLSSRRIDRRTPIREISTKSHVDSALHAPSGGPTVSASNVVGATGKHLSTPEQFMKAHDASTKSSDIRTDSGTAPDTKCAAMSVDNDTLKPTRSHIYHNENDEVPADKASRDEAKDDHRRELDTRDSTLRTPSVHKSIAPTIPGDNIENTNRNCFHGFSQINVNSDLQLNSSEENFSKKILHSTNLSRKVDQKDDGHVPDPKPNISQSSVEENLNMCEFNPRSEGNSASRNDQPLGYSRRRSSKSGSLNVHRKKSILSSVSSKAPNEAPDSGSGISSATASDVGRSPTEPTKVDGHVNSGPTMNSTENQMSGCKSNLLSYRRTSLKLVSSAEVEKLPENSVNDKNMVEPDVVKTPALHEATTEEPSPSVCSEVRKESLGVHQNRDAEMTDAQLLSKTEDAAPCSKPDKVVSCQNSGLEGCKDVPVNKITDEHGIFPSKISTSRVKKVGAKRSRNAGSKAASEFTNSRSEVAALKPKHDKVASHENVEAQQGEGCCSPNAAECTPPSPAEALNNKSTNEVLTSSQGPNHKTNESLVASKAESVNMTLQRNKKGNRRKLPNTSNADENQRSSSRTVPNSKSGNLVAKGSRTADFNISDSPTVDETETVPSNSSFNEAVPPGNGEEKHKRLSSSANADDPEACTANKVPNNRVRKVVAKRKLSDVQSHKSGSEPCKTAKVLVSEVKVVSPARVAQSSRNANKVTVVQDLQNTNTGRTNDTVGSFCKDVTEDCSKDMQSSKTRSSRRQKIADLVDGSTDHDKENILVDSNFTSNTKRGNNSMSSKSNTKTLQSSKAVLDESSVIKRNGYGTLDVPEPTWFILSGHRLLRKEYRAILRRLRGRVCRDSHHWSFQATHLVTTEMRRTEKFFAAAAAGRWILKPDYLTASNEAGKFLEEEPFEWHGEGLNIGDTISLDAPRKWRQLRQRTGYGAFYGMQVIIYGECIAPTLDTLKRAIRCGDGTILATSPPYTRFFKSSVDFAVVSAGMPSADAWVQEFMRHSIPCISADYLVEYVCKPGHPLGKHVLFNMHDLAERSLQKLMKNQEDAPGSCSACGSDNREVPMLVCGGDGRSQSSGCGVRTHADCCNPPVEGCDGGEWLCGRCDQQKSAKKAKKTAAKPRVLKQR; the protein is encoded by the exons ATGCCCCCGCACGGCCCCGAAGAAGACGCCGCCGACGCGCACCTCTTCGCTGGCGTCCGCTTCGCGCTCCACGGCTTCGACCAGATCTCCGCGTCCCAG TTTCGGTTGGAGATAGAGCGGTGCGgcggcgtccacgcgggaggttgGGACGCAGACTGCACCCACGTTATAGTTTCCAACACCTTATAT GATGATCCAGTGTGTGTGGCGGCGAGGAAGGCCGGGAAGAAGGTCGTCGTTGATCAGTGGGTGGAAGACAGCTTTGATCTCGGAGAATTGGCAGATGCAGATCGG GTGCTATATGCTCCAGTCAGAGATTTTAAAGGCATTCCAGGTTGCGATAAACTTCACATTTGTTTGACAGGGTACCAGAAGAATTGGCGCGACGACATAATG aaaATGGTTTCTTTGATGGGAGCAAACTTCTCCAAGTCTCTGGCAGCAAACATAATTACCCATCTCATTTGCTACAAATTTGAAG GTGAGAAATACGAACTTGCTAAAAGGGTGAATATAAAGCTTGTCAATCACCGGTGGCTGGAAGAATG CTTAAAGGCTTGGGAAATCCTTCCGGTCGACCATTATACGAAAAG TGGTTGGGAAGTAGAGATAATGGGAGCTCAAGCTAAGGACTCTGAAGATGAAACAGAATATGCTGGTACATGCTCATTAAGTAGCAGACGTATTGACAGAAGGACCCCTATTAGAGAGATCAGCACAAAATCTCATGTTGACTCTGCTCTACATGCACCCAGTGGAGGTCCTACTGTCTCTGCTAGCAATGTAGTGGGTGCTACTGGAAAACACTTGAGCACTCCAGAGCAGTTTATGAAAGCACACGATGCGAGCACAAAATCATCTGACATTAGAACTGACTCAGGAACTGCCCCTGACACAAAGTGTGCTGCAATGTCTGTTGATAATGATACTCTTAAACCTACCCGCTCTCACATTTACCACAATGAGAATGATGAGGTTCCTGCAGATAAGGCCAGTAGGGATGAAGCTAAAGATGATCACAGAAGGGAACTTGACACCAGGGATAGTACCCTTCGTACTCCCAGTGTACATAAAAGCATTGCACCCACTATTCCAGGAGACAATATAGAGAACACTAACAGGAATTGTTTCCATGGTTTCAGTCAGATCAATGTCAACAGTGATCTTCAGTTAAACTCTTCTGAAGAAAATTTCTCCAAGAAAATATTACACTCAACAAACTTGAGCAGAAAGGTAGACCAGAAGGATGACGGGCATGTACCTGATCCCAAACCCAACATTTCTCAGTCATCAGTTGAAGAAAACCTAAACATGTGTGAGTTTAATCCAAGATCAGAAGGCAATTCAGCATCAAGAAATGATCAACCCTTAGGCTATTCAAGAAGGCGATCTTCAAAGTCAGGATCACTTAATGTTCATAGGAAGAAAAGCATTCTTTCTTCAGTCAGTTCAAAGGCACCAAATGAAGCCCCAGACTCGGGAAGTGGAATATCAAGCGCAACTGCTTCTGATGTGGGTAGAAGCCCCACCGAACCTACCAAAGTTGATGGTCATGTAAACAGTGGTCCAACTATGAATTCAACAGAGAACCAGATGTCCGGTTGTAAAAGCAACCTGTTAAGTTATAGGAGAACATCTTTGAAGCTTGTAAGCTCTGCTGAAGTAGAAAAGCTTCCTGAAAATTCTGTTAATGATAAGAACATGGTGGAGCCAGATGTAGTAAAGACACCAGCACTGCACGAGGCAACAACTGAGGAGCCTTCCCCTTCCGTCTGTTCTgaagttagaaaagaaagtttaggTGTTCATCAGAATAGGGACGCTGAAATGACTGATGCTCAGCTGCTAAGCAAAACTGAAGATGCAGCTCCTTGCTCAAAACCTGATAAAGTGGTTTCTTGTCAGAACTCGGGACTAGAAGGTTGTAAAGATGTCCCAGTTAACAAGATCACTGATGAACATGGAATATTTCCCTCGAAAATATCAACTTCTAGAGTGAAGAAGGTTGGTGCCAAGCGGTCTCGCAATGCCGGCAGTAAAGCTGCTAGTGAATTTACAAATAGTAGAAGTGAGGTTGCAGCTTTGAAGCCTAAGCATGATAAAGTTGCTTCTCATGAAAACGTGGAGGCACAACAGGGAGAAGGATGTTGTAGTCCAAATGCTGCTGAATGTACACCACCATCTCCTGCAGAAGCCCTGAACAACAAATCAACGAATGAAGTTCTAACCAGCTCCCAGGGCCCCAATCATAAGACAAACGAATCACTAGTGGCTTCCAAGGCGGAGTCTGTTAATATGACTCTGCAAAGAAACAAGAAGGGGAACCGCAGAAAGCTTCCAAACACTTCAAATGCAGATGAAAATCAAAGAAGTTCATCTCGGACAGTACCAAATTCCAAATCAGGTAATTTGGTTGCAAAGGGGTCTCGGACTGCTGATTTCAATATATCTGACTCACCAACTGTCGATGAAACTGAGACAGTGCCATCAAATTCGAGTTTTAATGAGGCAGTTCCTCCAGGAAATGGTGAAGAAAAACATAAAAGGCTTTCAAGCAGTGCAAACGCAGATGACCCTGAAGCATGTACAGCAAATAAAGTACCAAACAATAGAGTCCGTAAGGTCGTAGCCAAGAGGAAGCTATCTGATGTCCAAAGCCACAAATCTGGTAGTGAGCCTTGCAAGACTGCGAAGGTATTGGTATCTGAAGTTAAAGTTGTGTCACCAGCCAGAGTTGCGCAGAGTTCTAGAAATGCTAACAAGGTAACAGTGGTTCAAGACCTGCAGAACACCAATACTGGTAGGACGAACGATACAGTTGGATCATTTTGCAAAGATGTCACGGAAGACTGCTCAAAAGACATGCAGAGCTCTAAAACTAGAAGCAGCAGGAGACAAAAGATTGCAGATCTAGTGGATGGTTCAACGGACCATGACAAGGAGAACATACTAGTCGATAGTAATTTTACTTCCAATACAAAACGTGGAAATAACAGCATGAGTTCCAAATCCAACACAAAGACATTACAAAGTAGCAAAGCTGTGCTTGATGAGAGTAGTGTGATCAAAAGGAATGGTTATGGAACCTTGGATGTGCCAGAACCAACATGGTTTATTCTAAGTGGACATCGCCTGCTGAGAAAAGAGTATAGGGCTATACTTAGACGTTTGAGAGGTAGAGTTTGCAGGGATTCACATCACTGGTCTTTCCAAGCAACACACCTTGTCACCACTGAGATGCGCAGAACTGAAAAATTCTTCGCAGCTGCTGCGGCTGGCAG GTGGATACTGAAGCCTGATTACTTGACTGCTAGCAATGAGGCTGGCAAGTTCTTAGAGGAAGAGCCATTTGAGTGGCACGGTGAAGGCCTTAATATCGGTGATACGATCAGCTTGGATGCTCCAAGGAAGTGGCGCCAGCTGCGGCAGCGTACTGGCTATGGCGCTTTCTATGGGATGCAGGTCATCATATATGGGGAATGCATTGCTCCAACACTG GACACGTTAAAACGCGCGATCAGGTGTGGTGATGGCACCATCTTAGCAACCTCCCCACCTTACACCCGGTTCTTTAAGTCCAGTGTTGACTTCGCTGTTGTATCCGCGGGCATGCCAAGCGCGGACGCGTGGGTGCAGGAATTCATGCGGCATAGCATCCCCTGCATCAGCGCAGATTACCTGGTGGAGTACGTGTGCAAGCCCGGGCACCCCTTGGGCAAGCACGTCCTCTTCAACATGCACGATCTGGCCGAGAGGTCCCTGCAGAAGCTCATGAAGAACCAAGAAGATGCTCCCGGGAGCTGTTCCGCTTGTGGGTCAGACAACCGGGAAGTGCCGATGCTGGTGTGCGGCGGCGACGGGAGGAGCCAGTCTTCCGGCTGTGGGGTCCGGACGCATGCCGATTGCTGCAACCCTCCCGTGGAAGGCTGCGATGGTGGCGAGTGGCTGTGCGGTAGGTGCGACCAGCAGAAATCTGCAAAGAAGGCTAAGAAGACCGCTGCGAAACCGAGGGTGCTGAAACAGAGATGA